Part of the Vigna angularis cultivar LongXiaoDou No.4 chromosome 1, ASM1680809v1, whole genome shotgun sequence genome, tTGTTCAATGAATAATGCATCCACAACAtggtaaaatgaaaaatttacaCACACAATGCACCACAAACACTGCATCCACATTAAaccaaaagtaaataattacCTTGTTTGATGGAAGACGAATCCTAATTGCGAAAGTAAATAATCACCAACCACTCCAACCAAAacaatgatgaagaagatgaaatccAACCTTCTGCACTTGAAGCTTATTTCCCGTCATTACTCTTCACCCTTAAGATCACTCGAATCACAacaatcatcaaaacaaatcgATCGAACACGAACCCTAATTTCTTTCACTCAAGCCATAGCAATTGCCAGCTCAACCTCTACTTAACACTGTTCGTTTTTTAGGACGACAAATTATGTTTTCCTAAAAGATAAGGACCAAAAGAtaccttagtttgaaagagggactaaaaataaaatcacttgatagtttaggaactaaaatcatatttaacctttttagatattatgtaatattattgtgaatacaaaaaaataacGAAATATAGACCGcttcaataattttgaaaatcataaaaaacagaaatatttggtacaaaaacattataaaaaagaaaaaattatgaaataaaaaatgaaaaatgaaatattattataatttaaaattcattaacaaaaaagggaaatataaatatatttcaaataagtaattaagaaaataaatcatgTAATATTTACAACACAAATATAAactttctataaaaataaataaacattaaaataataaaacttaaccgaagtggaagagaaattttatttaataataatggaataatatgtaaaataattgttGAACAGTTTTAAAATGGTTACTTGAAACActactatattttaaaaactataaaagaatttaaaataataataatagaaaatatgttaaaaaaactataataataactGGTGTTATGTTATTTGAGAAATTGGAGTTCAAGaacatttttctaataattaattatcttttctgttttctttaattcttctttttgCAGGCCATACAGAGTAATTGACTAAATCGTGATAAACCTTACTAGCTTGAAACAAGATTGTGATTATCAATATATAAGATCATAATTAAATAAGGTAAAAGAAattactaaaaagaaaaagaagacaaGGAAAGAAAGAAGCCACAAGAAAATATAGTAAAAGAGACATGTTTTCTTTCTGAAAACCAAATGTAACCTCTGTTTTTCTGGGTCAATGGTCTGGTTCGATAATATTATGTTTCTCATgttctgaaaaaaataaagtcgTGTATCGGTAATTGACGAAGGAACATAAAACCATCAAGTTCAAAGAACAAGCACTCGTTCATAAATATCAACAAAACTTGCATATATCAATAGAAAGAGATGGAAAAATGGCAAATATAAACACAGATTAGAATATAAACAAGAAACATTGCAAATGGCAGAGGAAGATTAGAAAATGTTACATGAACAGAGTTGAGGGAGGCATGCGACTTCAATCCAGAATCGGCAAGAAGGAAGAGACAGATATTCTCTGATTAAACAAGTTTAGATTAAAGAAAGTCATACATAGTACAAGACCAAAAAACAATCTCGGTGAGAATTTACAGTAGAATGTTGATAATGCTTACCAAtagaagaatctgaaaattgAACCCAATTTTCAATTCTACACAGCCAAATACCGTAGTTTCACAGCCATGAAACAGCAGAATGTAGACTATGTTTGGCAAGAATGATTGAGACACAGAAGAAAACTAAGACAAAATCAAAAGATGGGTTAAATCAGGTCAAAGAATTTATCAAGAAAAACATAAACTCTGAAAATAGCAGAATcgaaaaagaaatagaaaaaaaaaagagaaagagtgtAGGAAGACGcacagaagagagaaaaggatgAGCGTTGTCTTTGCTCTGTGGTGGTGAGAAGTGTAATGAGACACTGCTATTTAAATACACAGAACTCTATTTTACCGCCAgatattaaattgttttgattCTCGCGcttcatatttcaattttaatttaaatcgcAAATTAAAATTAGATCTTCGTCTTATTAAATGATCattttgatgcaaataaattaattgaaaatatgattaaaatacatttttaactaGTAACTCATCTGCGTCTTAAAGATATGGTTAAAAACTTCAAATTTGTTTCTCCtgacttaaaaatatataaataaattaagatatcATATtggtatataaaatatattataggtattggtgatatttttaaaatgataacgACGTTATTGACGGTAATATATTGTATAAAAgaaagttttaattaaaatttaaaagatatagtagtatttttattcaaaaaatatgttACGTAGAAGGTTGAAgtttttttgttctttgtttttaaCTCAAGgctacattttcttttcttagtttttttttttgtctttgaggctttaattttctgtttgttatttgaaatttttctttcaatatattcaacaacttcatattgtttaaaaattaaactaagaaacaatttaaacttaaatacattttttcatATGCCTTTCATAGAATAGTGAAAAAACTTTGAATTCAAaacaaactatatttttatttgatataaaatgTTCGTAAAATCTTCATAGTTGTCTTCATATTGTTTTAATACTTAAATTCTTTGGTAATCAATTACCAAATGTCCTGTAATCAATTACTAGAGTTATTTTTGCTATTACACAGTCTTGGTAAGCAATTATCGAAGAGTTTAtgtcaatttatatttattgtaattgaTTAGAGTAGgagtgtaatcgattataagtGAATTCATGTCTCCTACATGACTTTAGcattgtgtaatcgattacaatatctgataattgattatcataatCTAAAATCGTTTTAGAAGTGCACGATTTCACCTTTAACTATTGTGTCAAGATGTGTAAGAGATACGACTTCCTTATACGAAATAATCTGGTCCTCACGACTTGTCTAAATgcgtaaatatttatttcaaatatttttgcctagaaaaaaaaacccaaatatttatttcaaaatgaattcCATGACTATTTCTGGTAATTGTTTGTTTTGTGGTTATAGTTGTCAATAAATCTTCCAACAAATATGGCTTTGTATATGGAAGGAGGATTTAATCATTTATGCACAAAATACTATAACCAAGCACGACTCGGTCATTAGCCAATCTACGGTTATAGGTTTAATCATGCTGATCTTAAAACCTGCAGCCATAGAACTGATCACTGGAACGAAAGCTCTGAAAGGAAGAACCATGGAATATAAAGAGTAAGGAAACTTTCATTTAGATCACTTTTGAACATTGTAATTGCAATGGAAGAGCCAATAACCACTCAAAATGACTATTTAATTCTGAATGAATTCCATCATGATTTCAACAAAGAATTgttaacatttattttcaaacacgctattatcaattttttttttctttttgaaaatcaTGAAATCGTAAATGTAACTAATGAAATAAAGATCTCACATGTTTTTCAGTAATCTTCAACTAATAAAGTTGTGATACTGTCAAGTAGCCTTCTACATAACATCCACCAATTTCTTTCATGCCCATCCCATCCCCATCAAAAACTTCAGCTAAATTTAAACCCAAACAGAAGCATCAGAAATATTATAGCCATCATCACCATTGAATCAACTGAGTCAACCGtcataatgaatataaaaaacataaaaaagtaaaggtaaaaatcattcaacaaattaaaattggaattcAACTGTCTAAAGCACACAGTCGGAATACACACTCCTCcacatgaatataaaatttcttatgttcaataataaatatatgtttaaatgaAGTTCCCCCAAAACTTATTGTTTTTCAAGCGCCACATACAATGACAGCTCGAGAATATTCCCTCACACTTTAATGTTTTCCATGAACTCAAGTATACAAGTTCTCTGAAAATGTAAAAAGCAAAAATGTACAAGCGGAACCAGAATGAATGTGTGATATTCtaagctttttttttctatagcAGTTACTTCTATGTATCTGAACTACAACTAATCTTCGGTGACTTCTTCAGTTACATATTTGTTGTAGCGGCACACAGAAACAGAGATAAAGAATGACATTCTATCAAACCTTCGAGAATTCACCACTTTTCTTCAAATGTATTTTATCCTCCATAAGCTTGTGTGACTTGGCTGGCTACAGAATATTCATTCTGGCTGTTGAAATTCTAgatctaattttctttttaaatgtgTTCTATCAGCACTGCAGAACAAAACAAAGGAACCAAAGTCAAATAACACCATTTACATGTAGAAACTAATAGATAAGGAACAACTGACACATTCTTCCACTACCTAGGAACTACAACATATTGTGCTAGCATTGAACATATAGTGTCGTAGCATCTTACAACTTTATCATTGTCAATTGGCAACTTCGTCAGAAAAATATTCTAAGATACTTTTAATATGGTTCTACATAAGCCTCGCCTTTTTGTCTTCATATACCAGTGAACTTAGCAGgataattttatgtttgactCTGATAAATTTACAAACTATTAGGCCCTTTTGAATTGATTAGACGATCAATACTATTATACCTGTTAATTGTAGGTCTATTTGGAGGTTTTAATCCAAAGATAGAAAAATCTACAGACATTGGAGCTGATTCATTCTTGCCTGAATTATCATCAGTTGTCTGTCTGAAATCACCAAAACCGTCATCAACCTTATCTGCTTGTTGGGAATTTCCTTCAAACCCATCCCGTTCTGGCATCACTCTCCTAGACTTCCTTGGAGGTGATAATACAGTAGGACCCTCCTGTAAATTGAAATCAGAAGCCTTAGATTCCCTCTTAGGAGCAGGTCTAGGGAGCTTGTCTGGATCTGAAGGCAGAGGAGCAGAAGAAAAGTACCTaaagtggaagaagagagaTTAATTATGGAGAAAAGAAGTTTATTGGTGTCTTAATGAGATGCTGAAGGCAGGTACCTATGCTCTAGTGCCTGCTGCACTGAAATTCTAGCTTTTGGATCATATGTAAACATCTTTGATAACAAATCTAAAGCATCATCAGTTGCCATCGGAAACAAAGAACGCAGAGGGGGTGCAGGAACATATTGGTATTCGACGTAATCAGGCAGGTATACCATATCAGGCCACTGAGAAGCTGTTGGAGTGCCAAATGCCGAAAAGATCTTTCCTAATTGATCAATGTCACTTGTACCCTACCAAATGATAGTAACAAACTAgtgaaaaaacaataataaacatgattaattatttaaatacaaaatgaaaatgaagaaattcaaTCAATGCAATGAACTATCTTGGAAATTGTATTAAAACAAGATAGTCACAAAATATAGAGAAGGAATAAATGGAAgctcaaataaaaataatgaatacaaAAATCTTAGCCTACAGCTTCAGCACCATATTCAAGCTCAGTAGAAACAGTTGAATGATTTAAAACTGAATTTCAACTATTTGATAAAGTTAAACGAATATCATGGTCAAATAAATGGACTACACTTTATGTCAAAGCTCATCATCTACTTCAGAACATCAATCATAAAATTTTCTTACCTGCAAAAAGGGTCGACGGAGAAGAAGTTCAGCAAATATACAAGCTGAAGCCCAAACATCAACCCCAGAGCCATATTGCTTGGCACCAAATAATAGCTCAGGAGCTCTATACCACCGAGCAAAAACCTATTCGTGCATATATGATAAGCATAAGTGTTATCTGTACAGAAACTAGAAACCCAATCCAccaataaaaagtgaaaaatacaCAACATAAGATGAAACATGTTCAATAACATGCAGGTAGCACTTCTACGCCATGAATGTCACCACAATATTCAGTTACCATAGAGAACCACAATCCTAGAAAAGATTCAGCAGAATTTAGTATACTTCCACTTCAATGCTCCAATGTTTGGATCTTCAATTATCTTCTCCCGGTTCCTAAATTTAAAAGCAATGTAAGAAAGGGCATCTCAATGCATGAGTTCCTACCATTAGGTGGGTTGAGGGTTTGATTAGATATAtcatatatgcatatgaatCCTTAGTCCTGTGTGCAAAGAGGCTGTCTCCATGACTAGAACCTGTGACTACCAAATCACAAGGCAACAACCTAAACATTTTGTCCAAGGCTTCACCTTTTGTTCAGGCAATAATAACAAAAGATTTCAAGGTAAATATTTGCTTAATTAAGGTCCAAGGATTGCTACAAATTCAAACTAAATCATCATACAAGTCATGCCTGACTATAAGGTATATTACTTTCCAATTCTGCAAACTCTAATCATTATTATAGGAAACTTCATTACGTAATGCAAAATAATTGGCAGCAAGTACGATCATTAACGGAATGATTTGACTTTGAAGTTCGCGTATTGtcggaaaagaaaaagaagcgaACCTGATGAGTGAACCTTCTATCTGGGCTTCCAAACATTCGTGCTAAACCAAAATCTGCAAGTTTCAGCTGTCCATTAGATCCTATCAACAAATTATTTGGCTTCATATCCCTGAAAATGTGAAAGCAAACTTTTGAACTCAGAATTTGCGTCAAGTAACAACTTTGTAACGAGCAatcactaaataaaaaaaaaaatatggtacCTATGCAAAACCCATTTCTTGTGGCAATAAGCAAGACCTTTTATCGTCATTTGAAGGTAAGATTTTGTATCAGCcggtgaaagaaaaatatttcggTCTCGTATGACAGCTTCAAGGTCCGTCTCCATGAATTCAAACACAAGATGCAAATTCCCTTTATGTGGGAATGCATCTATCAATTCAACAATATTAGGATCCTTAAGCTCTTTAAGAAGCTTTATTTCTCTAAGAGCTGTAAAATTTACCCCTTCTTTCTGCTTGCCAAGTCGAATTTTCTTAATTGCAACTGTCTGTCCTGTCTGTCAACACAATGAATTCATCTCTATAAGAATACCACATCATAATAGTATTATCACTTTCATAACAAATTGCTTGTCCATCGAGACATTAAAGTAAGCATACCTACTGGATACATTTTTGCAAGTTACACAAAGAAAAAGTCATAACTATACCAAACCTATGCTGAAACTAATTAAGAAGTTTTCAGCTCTCACCCCTTGTATTCATACGATCACTAGACAAAAGTTAAGAAGTACGACTTCCTCATACCCAATGACAAACAGCATACGCTTCTTCCCAAATAATTGTTTGAAGCAGACATGATAAAGTAACAAACCccaaaaataaattgttaaaataaacaCCTCGAATTAAAGTCAGGAACCCAAAGCAAATAAGGCATCTTTTCTTCCTACATGTCTAAGGCCACATACGAATATCTATTTTACTCGGATTCAGCAATTTTCTTTGCACCAAGTGAAACTAAAGACCCAATTCTCACAACCCATAAAAGATAATAGGGGGAAAATTGACTCTTCAGTCTCGAATTCGcataattgaagaagaaagtttCGGGGGATTACGTGGGTGTCAATGGCTTTGTACACAACTCCATAGGTACCTTCACCAAGAACTTCACGCTTCAGATATCTATCAGCCACTTTTTTGGACGGATCCGGGGCTGCCATTGTTTGTTCCAGAATTTGGAGTTGAAGTTCTTACAAAACGGAATTaaaaattgagaatttacaAGTTGGTCATTTGGATCAAATTAGGGTTACATCAGAAAACGGGTAAAgtttatgatttaatttaacaaGAAAGCTGTTGAAACATGAAGATCGAAGAACTGAAAACAGCAGCAGTGGCTGAAACCTGAAAGCAAAAGCGAATACAGGGAGCGTGAGAGAGCGTCATAAagaattaataaagaaatagaaGGAGGTTTAGTATTAATTAAatcatgattatatttttaattaatttgagaagGTGGcgactttaattaatttgacaATTCTATTCTCCAAAATCATATTGTTTTGTTGGTTACCATTGATTGAGAAAACTCTGTGGACAAAGGGTGGTCCATGCCCATATGTGTAATGGGCAAGAGAAATTACACAAATAccaattgaaattttttgtaCATGAAAGTTAATTTCGACAGTTCTGTCTTTTTCATCACTTCAATAGTTTCTctcttaataattaaaaataagtaaaattatttttttaaactaaaatatgatGCATATGTTGTCTCATAAATATGTGTGAAAAAGGAAATATCTACCACTGTTTGCCCTTAGTTTcgtttatgttttttattattattaatctattaaaaaaaatgctcTTGAGCTAGTGATTCTTTTCTCACAGAATAATGACAGATGAATCATTAAATAGACGGACCTACAAGCAAGAGTTCAAGAAACTTCAAGAAAATCTGCATTAGTCATTACTTTTGAAgataaaagaatgaaagaattttaaatttctgagTTCAGATGAGTATTTGCTGTTTAATGAGAAGATTGAACAGTGTTTATATTCATAAAAACTCTTCAAAACTTCGAAGATTAATCATAGAATCAATGCAAAATTTGCGATTCTTTTTGCCCCTGGTGAGATAGAGAATACATAGAAATTGTTTTCTTATAAGAATGTCTGTAGTATTTACATTCTGTGTGTTGTTATGTGCCTAAGACCAAAAGGACTAGGAAGCTTGACGTCAGAATCTCGGACACAAACTATCTAATATCTATTTTATTCACAGACAAGCCTAGTGATTCGACAAATTTGAGGCTGAGTTCGAAACTTTTTCTCACATCTAATTCTATAGAATCTATACCATATTTTTCTTGAACTCTTCATTTTGTTTTCAGTTAATTCATTCAGAAATAGAAATATAGCAGCATCGATCTATATGACAGTTGAAAGAGACATGTGAAAAATTGATTCTAGTTAGGCTTCAGCACGTAAGTGCAATAAGCATAAACTATGAGAAGATGGCTAAGAAAACGTggtcaaaaacaaaaataatcattGAGTTCTTCctgaaagaaatgaaaagaagatACCAGAAAATGTTCCTTATCTCCACGCTGCAACGTTTTTACTTCATAATTGGTCAGATTTGCTCAACTCCCTTACGAAATTGCAGGGTAAGTTTCACTTTCTGAACAACAAGCCTGTCACTTGCCACTTGGCACTTGCGAACAATGAGgacaaaacaacattaaattctCTGGGACCATTTTGTCTATTAGAAAGCCATTGTCAAAATTGTCTTACTCGTCAGGCCACAATGCAATGACACCGTTCATCCTCTATCCTCCACAAACAATTCATCCTATTTTCTTGGTTCAGAAAGAAGTAGCCATCATCATCATATAAACTGCATGGTCCTTCCAACTATGTAGGCATCTTATCTTATTaaacatcatcatcaccattcaTTTCAGCAACTCTTTCTTCACTAACTAGTAATGGCAGATGCCAAGAGCAACCCCAATGCACAACTTCTTGAAGAACTAGAGGCTTTGAGTGAATCCCTTTACAAACAGCACACCACCACAACCAGAAGAACAGCCTCTCTTGTGCTGCCAAGAAATTCAGCTCCGCCTGTTGAAGATGCCAAAGATGATGATGGAGGCAGCAACAGAGGTCGGCTGCGGCGCATGTCCATGTCCCCATGGCGATCAAGACCAAAGCCTGACGATGCTACTGCCAAGGCAGAAGCCAAAAAGCTTGATGACATATCAAAAACTCCTTCAGACAGTGATAAGAAAGGGATTTGGAAGTGGAAGCCTATGCGGGCTTTATCTCACATTGGAATGCAGAAACTTAGCTGTTTGTTTTCTGTTGAAGTGGTCACAGCTCAAGGCCTTCCTTCTTCCATGAATGGACTTCGACTATCCGTTTGTGTTAGAAAAAAGGAAACAAAGGATGGTGCTGTTAAGACAATGCCATCAAGGGTTGCACAAGGAGCTGCAGATTTTGAAGAGACCCTTTTCATCAGGTGCCATGTTTATCACACCTCCAACCAAGGCACTGGAAAGCAGATCAAATTTGAGCCACGCCCCTTTTGGATATACCTTTTTGCTGTTGATGCTAAGGAGCTAGATTTTGGAAGAAGCTCAGTGGACTTGAGTGAGCTGATAAGAGAATCCATTGAGAAAAACCAACAAGGCACCCGGGTGAAGCAATGGGACACAAGCTTTGGCCTATCTGGGAAGGCAAAAGGAGGAGAACTTGTTCTCAAACTGGGTTTCCAGATCATGGAGAAAGAGGGAGGAATTGATATATACAATAATCAAGTGGACAATTCAAAGTCCAGCTCTGGAAAGCTTGGTAGTTTCTCTTCCTTTGCTCGTAAACAATCCAAGACATCATTCAGCATGTCTAGTCCTAGAATGGCAAATAGAAATGATGCATGGACTCCTTCACAATCGAGAATAGGAGAGGATATTCAAGGAATGGATGATTTGAACCTTGATGATCCAAACCCGGTTCAGGATTCCTCTTCCTCTGCACAGAAAGTTGATGAACGTAGTAAGGAACAGGTGGAGGATTTTGAACTTCCAGATTTCGAGGTTGTGGATAAAGGAGTAGAGGTTCAAGAGAAGGAAGGAAATGTGGAAGAAGAATCTGAGGAACCTGTACAAGAGGAATCAGCTTCCAGTGAAGTTGTCAAGGAAGTGGTACTTGATCATGTACACCTGACTAGATTGAGCGAGCTTGATTCAATTGCTCAGCAGATAAAAGCTCTTgagtctatgatgggagaagaTGATAAGTTTACAAAAATAGAGGAAGAGACAGAACCACAGAGGCTAGATGCAGATGAAGAAACTGTGACAAGGGAGTTTCTTCAGATGCTTGAGGATCAAGACAACAGTATTTACTCATTCGATCAACCTGAAATTCCGCCTCTTCATCTTGAAGGACACGATGATTCTTCTGCTGAAGATGGAGAATCCAAAGTGTATCTTCCTGACCTTGGAAAGGGATTGGGTTGTGTAGTTCAAACAAGGGATGGAGGCTACTTGACTTCCATGAACCCTCTGGACATTGCTGTGGCCAGAAAAGATACTCCGAAGCTAGCCATGCAGATGTCAAGGCCTTACGTGCTAGCATCACATCAATCCTTGACAGGGTTTGAGCT contains:
- the LOC108323406 gene encoding cyclin-dependent kinase D-3 isoform X1; the protein is MAAPDPSKKVADRYLKREVLGEGTYGVVYKAIDTHTGQTVAIKKIRLGKQKEGVNFTALREIKLLKELKDPNIVELIDAFPHKGNLHLVFEFMETDLEAVIRDRNIFLSPADTKSYLQMTIKGLAYCHKKWVLHRDMKPNNLLIGSNGQLKLADFGLARMFGSPDRRFTHQVFARWYRAPELLFGAKQYGSGVDVWASACIFAELLLRRPFLQGTSDIDQLGKIFSAFGTPTASQWPDMVYLPDYVEYQYVPAPPLRSLFPMATDDALDLLSKMFTYDPKARISVQQALEHRYFSSAPLPSDPDKLPRPAPKRESKASDFNLQEGPTVLSPPRKSRRVMPERDGFEGNSQQADKVDDGFGDFRQTTDDNSGKNESAPMSVDFSIFGLKPPNRPTINSADRTHLKRKLDLEFQQPE
- the LOC108323406 gene encoding cyclin-dependent kinase D-1 isoform X2, with amino-acid sequence MAAPDPSKKVADRYLKREVLGEGTYGVVYKAIDTHTGQTVAIKKIRLGKQKEGVNFTALREIKLLKELKDPNIVELIDAFPHKGNLHLVFEFMETDLEAVIRDRNIFLSPADTKSYLQMTIKGLAYCHKKWVLHRDMKPNNLLIGSNGQLKLADFGLARMFGSPDRRFTHQVFARWYRAPELLFGAKQYGSGVDVWASACIFAELLLRRPFLQGTSDIDQLGKIFSAFGTPTASQWPDMVYLPDYVEYQYVPAPPLRSLFPMATDDALDLLSKMFTYDPKARISVQQALEHRYFSSAPLPSDPDKLPRPAPKRESKASDFNLQEGPTVLSPPRKSRRVMPERDGFEGNSQQADKVDDGFGDFRQTTDDNSVLIEHI
- the LOC108323405 gene encoding protein PLASTID MOVEMENT IMPAIRED 1; translation: MADAKSNPNAQLLEELEALSESLYKQHTTTTRRTASLVLPRNSAPPVEDAKDDDGGSNRGRLRRMSMSPWRSRPKPDDATAKAEAKKLDDISKTPSDSDKKGIWKWKPMRALSHIGMQKLSCLFSVEVVTAQGLPSSMNGLRLSVCVRKKETKDGAVKTMPSRVAQGAADFEETLFIRCHVYHTSNQGTGKQIKFEPRPFWIYLFAVDAKELDFGRSSVDLSELIRESIEKNQQGTRVKQWDTSFGLSGKAKGGELVLKLGFQIMEKEGGIDIYNNQVDNSKSSSGKLGSFSSFARKQSKTSFSMSSPRMANRNDAWTPSQSRIGEDIQGMDDLNLDDPNPVQDSSSSAQKVDERSKEQVEDFELPDFEVVDKGVEVQEKEGNVEEESEEPVQEESASSEVVKEVVLDHVHLTRLSELDSIAQQIKALESMMGEDDKFTKIEEETEPQRLDADEETVTREFLQMLEDQDNSIYSFDQPEIPPLHLEGHDDSSAEDGESKVYLPDLGKGLGCVVQTRDGGYLTSMNPLDIAVARKDTPKLAMQMSRPYVLASHQSLTGFELFQKLAGIGFEELSSKVLALMPIDEIIGKTAEQVAFEGIANAIIQGRNKEGASSSAARIVSSLRSIGSAMSSGRKERIATGLWNVEEEPLTAEKLLEFAMQKVESMTVEALKIQADMADEEAPFDISAKKGDGGKDLLASVIPLEEWIRDQSYNKSTAGSDGEPEKVTLLLVAQLRDPLRRYEEVGGPVIVLIHATSTDTKGNEEEKRFKVTSMHVGGFKLESTIKKNAWDSGKQRLTAMQWLVAYGLGKAGKKGKQTSSKEQELLWSISSRIVADMWLKTMRNPDIKLAK